The segment AAATCGACCGGACGGAGTCTTTCACGTCCCCATTCCCTTCCGAGGGCCGAGCAGGAAAAAGTCCGAACCAAAGGATGCCGATGCTCAGGACCCCGCGCGGACCAAACACGCACGAGGAAGCTGAATTGGCCGCGCACCGACAAGTCTGCACACCTTCGCACACCGTAAGGACACAGAACAAGAGACTCTGTCTTGTTTCTGGAATCCCCGCCTCCACGGGACATGACAAGGCGTCAACAGGCGCGAATAAACCGGCAGTTTGCAGGGGTGATTCGTGTGTTACCCGGCGTACGCACCCGTTCTGTACCGAAGTCGGACCGTCACAAAGTGGTGGTCAAACCCCCGTCGATGACAAAGTCCGCGCCGGTCACATTCCCGGCCCGCTCCCCGGCCAGCATCAGCACGAGATCCGCCACCTCCTCCGGCCGGGTGAACCGGCCGGTCACCGTGCTGCCCGCGACCTGCTTCACCACCTCGCCGGGCTCACTCCCGCTCGCCCTGCCGACGGTCGACGCGACACCTTCCTCACCGAGCCACAAATCGGTCTCCACCGGACCCGGACTGACGGTGTTCACCCGAACACCCTGCGGACCGACCTCCTTGGAGAGCGCCTTGCTGAAGTTGGCCAATGCCGCCTTCGAAGCGCAATAGTCGATGACCCCGGGGTCCGGCAGGAAGGAATTCACCGAGCAGACGGTCACGATGCTGCCCGCCCCACGCTCCACCAGGTGCGGCAACGCCGCCCGGGTCGTACGGACCGCCGACAGGAAGTTGATGGTCAGCGCCGAGATCCAGTCCTCGTCCGTGACGGACAGAAATCCCCCCGGCCGCGGGTGCGCCGCCCCCACATTGTTGACCAGAATGTCGACGCCCCCGAATGCGGAGACCGCCTCCGCCACCAGCCACGCCGGCCCCTCCGCCGTCCCCAGGTCCACCACCACAGGCCGCACCGGGAAAGCCGCAGAGAGCTGCCTCAGCTCCTCGGTGACATGCCTCGCGCCGGCGACCACGCTCACCCCCTCAGCGGCCAGCGCCCGCGTGACCGCGAGCCCGATCCCCTTGCTCGCACCGGTCACGACAGCGGTCTTGCCCGAGAGACCCAGATCCATACCTTCACGCTACGCGCCCCGGCCCTCCGAGGCCCCTCGCCGTGACCTCAGATCGAGAACTCGCACCACACGATCTTCCCCGGCACCCGCTCCCCCACCCCCCACTTGTCCGACAGCGCCTCCACCAGCAACAGCCCCCTCCCCGACTCATCCGCCGCCTCCACCGGGATCCGAGGCTCCCCGTCCCCACTGTCGTGCAGCTCGATCCGCAGCACCGCCGACCCCTCCAGCCGGATGTGGATACGGAAGCCCCGCCCCGGCGGAACGCCGTGCAGCAACGCGTTCGTCGCCAACTCGCTCACGCACAGCACGATGTCGTCCACACGCGGCGTCCCGATGCCCCATTCGGTCAGCGTGCGCCGCGTCAACTCACGCGCGGCGGGCACCGATCGGCGGGTCCGGGGGTAGAAGTACTCACAATTGCCAGTCATGCATCAAGCGTCGCTCTCTGTCACTAGTATTCAGCAGTACGTCAGCCCGTACGGATCCGTTGTACGAGCATGTGCGAGGTCATGTACGGGCACGGGTGGGGAGTTGAGGGCTTATGCACCCCTCACAGAAACCGAAGAAGCGACTCGGCTCCAGCATCGGCCTGGTCGGTGCCCAGGTCGCCAACTTCCGCCGCGCCGCCGGACTCACCCAACGTGAGCTCGCGGAGCAGCTCTGCGCCTCCGAAGACCTCATCGCCTCCATCGAACAGGGCCGCCGCGCCCTCAAGCCCGACCTGGCCGAGCAGCTGGACGACCTACTGGAGACCAAGCGCGCACTGGCGGTGGCAGTGGCCAACCTGCCGGAGATCGACCACTTCCCGGTCTGGGCAATGGAGTTCATCGACCTGGAGCGGGAAGCGATCACCCTCTCGTCCTACGAGAACCAGGTCCTGCCCGGCCTGCTCCAAACCGAGGCCTACGCCCGCGCGACCTTCGCCAGCCGCGTCCCCACCCTCTACGAGGATGAGATCGAGCAACAGGTGGCGTCCCGCATCGCCCGGCAGGACATCCTCCATCGCAAAGTCCCGCCGACCGCCAGCTTCGTCATCTCCGAAGCGATCCTGATGGACCGCCTAGGCGACAACCAGACATACGCGGAACAGCTGCGCCACCTGCGCGAATCCGCCGATCTACCAGGGCTTACGCTCCAGGTGATGCCGTTCGGCCGCCACACCCATGCCGCCCTCGACGGCCCGTTCGTCCTGCTCGAAAACCCCGACCACGTGCTCTTCGCGTACACCGAGACCCAGCGCGGCAGCCAGCTCACCTCCGACGGCGACGAGGTCAGCATCCTCGCTCAGAAATATGCGATGCTGCGATCACAGGCTCTCAACCCCGAGGACGCCAAGGGCCTGTTGGACCGGCTGCTAGGAGAGCAATGAACGGCGCACGGGAGTGGTTCAAGTCCAGCTACAGCGGCAGCGAGGGCGGCGAATGCCTCGAAGTCGCCTACGCCTGGCGCAAGTCCAGCTACAGCGGCAGCGAAGGCGGCAACTGCGTCGAAGTCGCCGCCCACCCCGCCGCCGTCCACGTACGCGACTCCAAGGACCCCGCCGTCGGCGACCTCACCTTCAGCCCGGCCGCCTGGTCCGCCTTCGCCGCCTTCGCGGCGTCCGAGCCGCGCCGCTGAGCGGCATTCGCCGTCGCGGACTCCCCCGCCGCCTCGCGCCTCCGGCGCAAAGCAGCCAGCAGCGGGAAGGAGGGGAGCGGCCAGGGCCCGTGGTCCCACCCCGGCCGAGTGGGTGCCTGAGCCGCCTTGACCGCCGAGGCCTGTTCCCCGACCGCCGGCCAGTGACCCGCTGACCTTCAGGCGCCTTAGCGGCTGCCCTTTCCTGTGCCTTGGGTCCCATCGCCGTCCTCTCCTAGCCTGGTCTCTTCCAGCGCCCAAGCCGAGTCCCGGGCGCGCCCGCCGTAACCAGCGTCTGCCGCTCCCCTCTCGCCTGAGCTTCAACCGGCACCCAGCACCGGGCGCCCCGGACCGGTCCCGGACGGTCTCCACAGCCGATCCCTCCGGGCGGCGGAGCTTCAAGCGGGCGTGCAGAAACGATTCGGCGGCTTTGACTCCGACGTTGATCCCATCTGGGGCCGCTGGGCCTACCGTCGCAGTGGCGGACTCCTCGGGCTGCTGGTACGTGCGTCGGGCGGCATTCGCCGTCAAGCCGGCGTCGCGGTCCGCGCCCGGGTCCAGTCCGGCGGGACGACCCGCCGGGCGGCTGCGTAGAGCAGGTACGCGAGTGCCGCGCCGGCGGTGTTGAGGATGAGGTCGTCCACGTCGAAGCTGCGGCCGGTGAGGCAGAACCCCTGGATGGTCTCGACGATCAGCATTCCGGCCCCGGTCACGAGGGTGACTTGGCGCACGCCATCAAGGCGGCGGGAGACGAGGGGAAGCAGGATTCCGAGTGGGGCGCAGAGGAGCAGGTTGCCGCCCACTTCCAGGAGGAAGGTCGAGATCGACGAGTGGTCGATGTAAAAGCGGATCGTGCGCCCCGGCACGACGTTGTTGTACGTGACATCCGCCGCGGAAGCGACGGGAATGAGAGTTGTCTGAGCGAGGGCGATCGCGTAGAGAATCAAGGCGATGCGGCTCTTGCGCATGTCATCGCCTCCCGGCAGATGCAGGTGGTCAGGGCGGCGAGGCGGGTATGCGGCGGGGGTGCTGCCGCGCACCCGCCTCGGGTGCCTGGGTGGGTCAGCCGCCGATGGGGCGCTTGCGCACGACCTTCTTGACGACCTTCTTGGCGACGGGCTTGGCCGGGGTGTGCTTCTTGTGGTGCTTGGCGGCCGGCTTGGTGACGGGGACGATCTTGGTGAAAGCCATGATGTTCTCCTTGTGACTCGCGGTTTCCGTCTCCGCCCTTTCGGCTTCGACATGGAAAACATTACGCGCTGATTTCGCGAGCGCCCACCAATTCCCGTTAGATGACAGTGAATTAGCCGTGAGATCCGCTCTCACTTACCGGTTGCATTTCACGGAAATAACTGTGACAGAACCACAACATATCCGCAGTACTCCCAGGGTCTACCCAGCGGTAACCGAAACCCCCTACGCTCCTGGGCAGTTGATCCCCCCACGGTGGAAGGCGGCAGGTCATGCGCATACGGCACACGGCAAGATGGGTCATCGGGGCGCTCACAGCGGCGGCGCTCAGCGTCACCGCGCTGGGCGGGTCGGCGCAGGGGGCGGCGCCGAAGCTGTCGGAGGCGACGACGGTGGGCGTGCACAACGCCTACGAGAAGGCCACGTACACGTACTTCGCCAACGCGCTGGACTCCGGCTCGTCGTTGCTGGAGATCGACATCTGGACGGACAGCATCAGCAAGCGGTGGCGGGTCAGCCACAGCAACCCGCTGGGCAACGACAACAACTGCGAGAAGGCGTCCACCCCGGGCGACCTCTACAGCAAGGACCGCAACCAGGACTTCGGGTCCTGCCTGGACAACATCGCGGCCTGGCAGCAACTGCACCCCGACCACCGGCCGATCACCTTCAAGATCGAGATGAAGAACGGCTACAACAACACCGGGGGCCTCGGCCCGGACGAGTTGGACGCCCTCATCTCCGCCAAGCTCGGCAGCAGCGTCTTCAAGCCGTCCGATCTTCTCGGCTCCACCTACAGCACGCTCGACGCCGCCGCCCAGGCCGACGCCTGGCCCAGCCGCGACGCGCTCGCGGGCAAGGTGATGTTCGAGGTCATCCCCGGCACCTTCGAGAAGGCCAACCCCTTCGACTCCTACTGGACGGACCGGGAGTACGCGGACTACCTGCGGAATCTGTACGCCGCCGGCACCATCACCAAGGCCCAGATGTTCCCCGCCGTCCTCGACGCCGCCGCCGGTGACCCGCGCACGCGCTACTCCGACACGACCATCCGGCCCTGGTTCGTGGTCTTCGACGGCGACGCGGCGACCTACGTCAACAACGGCTACGACACGGCCTGGTACGACGACCGCCACTACTTCCTCATCATGACCGGCGCCGCCGGCGTATCCCCCGCCATCTCCTCCACCGCACCGACGGAGGCGGAGGCCCTGGCCCGGTTGTCCCTGCTCGCGGCGGACCACGCGAGCATCATCACGGCGGACTGGTCGGCGCTGTCGCCCACGGTTCTTGGCGCGGTCACGACACGCGGGTAGGGGGTGGGAGGGGCCACTGACCACCGTTTTCAAGGCTGGTGGCCCACATCACCTTCGGTTGATTAGGCGGCGGGCCAGGAATGCCGTAGAGTGGAGCCAGTCGCGGCCCCACCCCCCTGGCCCGCGGCCACAGAAGAGGCCCTCATGGCGTCGTACAACGACGCCGAGGGCCTTTTCGGCTTCGGGGCCATGAAGACCGGCGGACGGAGTCCGGCGCAGCGGCCCGAAGCAAGCGAAGCGCCCGCGAGGGGCGCCAAAAAGAGGGGCACGACGCCGAGGGCCTTTTCGGCTTTTGCGCGGCTCAGCAGTCGTCGCGTTCAGCGTTCGCGCTCGTGGACCCGCAGCTCGAACCACGCGGTCTTGCCGCGCGGCAGCAGGTCGACGCCCCAGCGGTCGGCGAGCTTGTCGATGAGGAAGAGGCCGCGGCCGCTGATGTCGAGGTCGCGGACGGGCATGAGGCAGGGCAGGGCGCGGGAGGGGTCGCGGACTTCGACCCGGATCCAGCCGCGGCGGCGCAGCATGCGCAGGCCGAAGGTGCGGGCGCCGGTGTGGCGTACGGCGTTGCCGACGAGCTCGGAGACGAGGAGTTCGACGACCTCGCTCTTCTGGGGCAGGGCCCAGTTGCGCAGGACGGAGCCGGCGAGCCGGCGGGCGACGCCGGCGGATTCGGGGCGGGAGGTGAGGCGTACCTCTTCGCGGGAGGGGTCGCCGAGGAGATCGAGGGAACTGGCGGCCAAGTCGTCCGCCGCCGCAGCCGCGACGGGCTGCGCGGGTACCGTGGGCGCCGCCACGGATGGTGTCGTGGGTGCCCATGCCCCAGGGGGTGTGATGATCACCCTCTGCGGTCGCTCCGATGCTCCCTGCCCCGCCATGTCTCTCATGATGGACGCACCGACGGTGGTTCGGGGCGGATCGGGGGAATTGGACCGCCGGAACCTTTGCTTCCGGGGAGGGGCTATGGCATATGCCCAGGGCACCGACGGGGCTGACGCGGCATCAGTGAGCTGCGACGTTGAGTAGTCGATCGATCACCGATGCAGCAACAGGCGTCAGCCGCCTTAAGGTTGGCATAAGGCTGGCTTAAGGCGGCCGAAGGGCGCTTCCCTTACCGGAACTTCGCCTTCCCCGGGCCTTCTTCGACAAAACTGCGCATTCCGGTCGTGCGGTCCTCCGTCGCGAACAGCCCGGCGAACAGAGCGCGTTCGATGGCCAGACCGGTGGTCAGGTCGGTCTCCAGGCCGGCGTCCACCGCTTCCTTGGCCGCCCGCAGGGCGACGGCGGGGCCGCGGGCGAGGCGCTCGGCCCAGGCGCGGGCCTCGGCGTAGACCTGGTCGGCGGGGACGACCTTGTCCACCAGGCCGATGGCCAGGGCCTCTTCGGCGCGTACGTGACGGCCGGTGAAGATCAGGTCCTTGGCCTTGGAGGGCCCGATGAGGCGGGCGAGCCGCTGGGTGCCGCCGGCGCCGGGGATCAGGCCGAGCAGGATCTCGGGCTGGCCGAGCTTGGCGTTGTCGGCGGCGATCCGGATGTCGGCGCAGAGCGCGAGTTCGCAGCCGCCGCCGAGGGCGTAGCCGGTGACGGCCGCGACGACGGGCTTGGGGATGGCGGCTACGGCGGTGAAGGAGTCCTGCAGCGCCTTGCCCCGCACGGCCATGGCCTCGTAGTCCATGGCCTGCATTTCCTTGATGTCCGCGCCCGCCGCGAACACCTTCTCGCCGCCGTAGACGATGACGGCGCGTACGTCGTCGCGGCGGGCCGCTTCCTCGGCCACCGCCCGCAGGGCGTCCTGCGTGGCGATGTCCAGGGCGTTCATGGGCGGGCGGGCCAGGCGGATGGTGCCGACGCCCTCGTCGACCTCAAGGTTCACTGTCATGGCCGACGAGGGTAGTCGTGAACGGGCGTTTACGCTGCGACCCAGATCTCAGTGCGCGTCACGAGGCATCACGAGGCCTTGGTCCAGTCGCTCCACGCCATGTTCCAGCCGTTGAGGCCGTTGTACCAGGCCACGGTCTTGTCGTGGGAGTTCTTGACCTGGACGACGTCGCCGATGATCGAGCTGTTGTAGAACCACGCCGCCGGGGTGGACGAGTCGCCCGCGCCCTTGACGTCGCGCAGCCCGACGCAGCCGTGGCTGACGTTGGAGTTGCCGAAGGTGGACGAGCTGGCCCAGTAGTTGCCGTGGACGAAGGTGCCGGAGGTCGTCAGGCGCATCGCGTGCGGCACGTCGGGGATGTCGTACTGGCCCTCGAAGCCGACCGTGTCGCCGTTCATGCGCTTCTCGGTGTACTTCTCGGTGATGACCATCTTGCCGTTGTACGTGGTCGTGCTCGGCGCGCCCGAGGTGATCGGGATGGTCCGGACGAGCTTGCCGCCGCGGTAGACCTTCATCGTGTGCGCGGCCGAGTCGACGATGCTGACCTGGCTGCGGCCGACGGTGAAGTGCACGTCCTTGGACTGCGTGCCGTAGGTGCCCGAGGCGCCCTTGACGCCGTTGAGGCGCAGGCTGAGCGTGACCTTGGTGCCGGCGGCCCAGTACTCCTTGGGGCGGAAGTCGATCCGCTGGTTGCCGTACCAGTGGCCGACGACCTCGACCGAGGGGTCGGCGGTGACCTTGACGGCCTTCTCGATCGCCTTCTTGTTCGTGATCGCGTGGTTGAAGTTGAGCGAGACCTCCATACCGGTGCCGACGGTCTGGCCGTTCTCCGGCGTGTAGTAGCCGACGAAGGTGGCCGCCGGGCGCACGGTGGTGAAGGTCGAGTGCTTGGTGGACTTCAGGCCCGAGGTGTCCTTGGCGACGGCGTCCACCGTGTACTTGGTGGACGCGGCCAGGGTGCCGCTGGGCGCCCAGCCGGTGCCGTCGGTGGATATCGCGCCGTCGACCTTGTTGCCCTTGCCGTCCTTGACCACGACCGAGGTCAGCGTGCCCTTGGCCGCGCTGACCTTCAGGGCCCCGGTGGTCTCGACGCCGGAGGCGCCGTTCTTCGGTGTGACGCTGACGACGGCGGCCGGGCTGGGCGAGGCGGAGGCGCCGCCCTGGGCCGAGGCCTTGGTGCCGTTCTTGCCGTCACTGCCCGTGCCGCTGTCGGTGTCGCTTCCCCCGCATGCCGTGGCCACCAGCATCATCGTTGCGACGGCCAGGGCCAGAATGGTCGGTCTGGCTCCCGGCGTCGTCCGTATCGGCTTCAAGTGTTTGTCTCCCCATACCCACGCCAATTCTTGGGTCAGATAACCACACGAAGCTAGGAAGACGCTCTGGGGCCGTGTCACCGTTCCGCACCAATTGGATCAGACCAGTGGCCGCCCGGAGATCATCCCGCCAGCCACTGCTGCCAGGTGAGGTTCCAGCCGCCCAGCCCGTTGTCCGGAGAGACCGTGCGGTCATGGGAGTTGACGACCTCCACCACATCGCCCACCAGCGAGTGGTCGAAGAGCCACCCGGCGGGAGTCTCCGCTCCGCCGCCCTTCACATCGAACAGGCCCACGCAGCCGTGGCTGGTGTTCTCCCGGCCGAAGACCGACCGCGCCGCCCAGTAGCTGCCGTGGACGAAGGTCCCGGACCGGGTGAGCCGCATCGCGTGCGGCACGTCCGGAATGTCGTACTCGCCGCCGAAGCCGACCGTGTCGCCGTTCATCCGGGTCAGCGGCAGCTTCTCGGAGATCACCATTGCGCCGTTGTACGTGGGGTTGGACGGCGCGCCCGCCGAGACCGGGAGCACGCGGTAGACCTCGCCGCCGCGCCGCACCGTCATGGTGTGCGCCTCCGCGTCCACGATGTCCCTCTGGTCGCGGCCGATGGTGAAGCCCACGTCCTTGGACTGCCTTCCGTACACCCCCGGCGCGCCCTCGACATCGCGCAGCCGCAGGCTCAGGGTGACCCGGGTGCCGGGGGTCCAGTACGCGGCCGGGCGGAAGTCCAGGCGCTGGTTGCCGAACCAGTGCGGGGCGACCTCGACGGCGGGGACGGAGGTGACCGAGACCGCGCGCTGGACGGCGGCGCGGTCGGTGACCGGGCGGTTGAAGGTCAGGGAGACGATCATGCCGGTGCCGACGGTGGAGCCGTCCTCGGGCGTGAAGTACCCGATGAGGGTGTTCCGGGGGACGAACGTGGTGAAGACGGCGTGCTTGGCGGCGGTCCGGCCGTCGGCGTCCACGGCGTAGGCGTCCACCGTGTACTTCGCCGACAGCGCGAGCCGCTGCGCGGTGGGCCTCCAGATCTGGCGGCCCGCGGAGATCGTGCCCTCGACCGGATGTCCCTCGGCGTCCTGGGCCCGTACGGAGGTGAGTGTGCCCTGGTCCACCTCGACGCCGAAGGGCGCGTCCGGGCGGACATCGCGGGCGCCGTCCCTCGGCGTGACCAGGATTCTCGCCTGCGAGACCGGCGGGGCGGAGGGGCCGCCCCCACTGCCCCCCGCGCTTGCGCCCATGCCACAGCCCGCCAGCAGGACCAGGCCCGCCCCCGCGCACGCGCTCAGGGCGCGCCTCACCGCATTCGTCACGTCCGGTCAACGACCGGACAGGCCCGGGGAAACGTCCCGCGCGGGAGTCGTCCGCCCGTCCGACCTGGAAGCTCAGCCCGAACACTCAGCCCGAACACCAGGACTTTCATGTAAGAAGCTCGGGTAAAGGTTGAGTGTGGGACGGGATGGACGCGGAAGGGACACCGCGTGAACGACCGTCGGAGCCTCTGGAGGCGAGCACGTGTCGGAGACACGCGAGGACGAGGCCGTCACGACCCCGGCGGCGCCACGGCCGAACGGCAATCGTGCTGATCCGCTGATACTGCCGCAGCCACGGATGACGGCCCCGGCCCCCGGGGCCGACGCCGGCCGTGCCGTCTGGCCCGGCAGCCCCACGCCGCTCGGCGCCCGCTTCCACGCCGGGCCAGACGGCCGGCCCGGCACCAACTTCGCGCTGTGGGCCGGCGGGGCCGAGTTCGTCGAGCTGTGCCTGTTCGGCGAGGACGGCGCCGAGGAGCGGCTGGAGCTCACCGAGCTCACTCACGAGATCTGGCACGGCTTCGTCCCCGGCGTCCTGCCCGGCACCCGCTACGGCTACCGGGTGGACGGCCGCTGGGACCCCTGGACCGGCGCCCGCTGGAATCCGGCCAAGCTGCTGCTGGACCCGTACGCCCGCGCCGTGGACGGCGAGTTCATGCTGCCGCCGGAGGTCTACGGGCACGTACGGGACTGGCCGGACAACGACATCGCCGACACCGTCCGCGACAACCGCGACTCCGCGCCCTTCGTCCCCAAGGGCGTGGTCGTCGAGGACGGGGTGGGCTGGCCCGACGAGTGGATGAACGACCGCCGCCCCAAGACCCCCTGGGCCGACTCCGTCATCTACGAGCTGCACGTCCGCGGCTTCACCGCCCTGCACCCCGGCATCCCGGAGCGGCTGCGCGGCACCTACGCGGGCCTGGCCCACCCGGCCTCCGTCGAGCACCTGGTCAACCTCGGCGTCACCGCCGTCGAGCTGCTCCCGGTCCACCAGTTCGCCCACGAGGACCATCTGCTTCGGCGCGGCATGCGCAACTACTGGGGGTACAACTCCGTCGGCTACTTCGCGCCGCACGCCGCGTACTCCGCCTCCGGCACCCGCGGCCAGCAGGTCAACGAGTTCCGGGGCATGGTCCGCGCCCTGCACGCCGCCGGTATCGAGGTCATCCTCGACGTCGTCTACAACCACACCGCCGAGGGCAGCGAATTCGGCCCCACCCTGTCCCTGCGGGGCATCGACAACCGCGGCTACTACCGCCTCCAGGGCGACGCGAGGCGCTACGCCGACTACACCGGCTGCGGCAACACCCTCCATGTCGTCCAACCGCACGTCCTGCGCCTGATCACCGACTCGCTGCGCTACTGGGTCACCGAGATGGGCGTCGACGGCTTCCGCTTCGACCTCGCCGCGGCGCTGGCCCGCTCCATGCACGACGTCGACATGCTCTCCCCCTTCCTCGCCGTCATCGCCCAGGACCCGGTGCTGCGCCGCGTCAAGCTCATCGCCGAGCCCTGGGACGTCGGCTCCGGCGGCTACCAGGTCGGCGCCTTCCCGCCCCTGTGGACCGAGTGGAACGACCGCTACCGCGACACCGTCCGCGACTTCTGGCGCGGCGCGCGGGCCGACGTACGCGACCTGGGCTACCGCCTCTCCGGCTCCAGCGACCTGTACGCCTGGGGCGGCCGGCGGCCGTACGCCTCCGTCAACTTCATCACCGCCCACGACGGCTTCACCCTGCGCGACCTGGTCTCCTACGAGCACAAGCACAACGAGGCCAACGGCGAGGACAACCGCGACGGCACCAACGACAACCGCTCCTGGAACTGCGGCCACGAGGGCGAGACCGACGACACCGACGTCACCGCCCTGCGCCGCCGCCAGCTCCGCAACCTGCTGTCCACCCTCCTGCTGTCCACCGGTGTCCCGATGCTCGTCGCCGGTGACGAGCTGGGCCGCACCCAGGGCGGCAACAACAACGCGTACTGCCAGGACAACGAGATCAGCTGGCTCGACTGGTCCCTGCTCGACCAGCCCGAATGGCGCTCGATGCACGACCTCGTCGTCCGCCTCATCACCCTGCGCCGCGAGCACCCCGTCCTGCGCCGCCGCGCCTTCTTCTCCGGCCGCGCCCAGTCCGACCAGGGCCTCCTGCGCGACCTCGCCTGGTTCACCGCCGACGGCCACGAGATGACCGACTCCGATTGGCACTCCCCCAACGCCACCCTCGGCATGTACCTCTCCGGCTGCGACATCCCCCAACGCGACGCGCTGGGCCGCGAGATCATCGACGAGAGCTTCTTCGTCGTCCTGCACTCCGGGCACCTGCCCGTCTCCTTCACCCTCCCCGGCCTGCCCTGGGCGGAGGAGTACGAGCTGGTGCTCGACACCGCCCTGGAGGACCAGACCGGCCCTCCCGGGACCCGTGAGGCGGCCGAGCAGGCGGTGGCGGTCGGCGCGCGGTCGGTGCGGGTCTACCAGGTGCGGGGCGCCTGACCGGCGGCGGCTGACCGGCGGCGGCTGACCGAAAATCCAGGTGAAGGCTGTCAGTGGTCACCCCTAGTCTCAGGATTGATGCCTGAGCCGACCACACAACCCGAGCCCGACCGTCCCCGATCAGCGAAATCGCGCTCCGCCGTGCGCTCGCTCCTGCGCCTGTGGCCGTATGTGAGACCCGTACGGATGAGGCTGGCCGCCGCGACGGTGGTCGCCGTGGTGGCCGCGTGCATGGGGCTGCTGATCCCGCTCGCCCTGAAGTGGCTGGTGGACGGGCCGGTCGCGGACCAGGACCCGTCGGGGGTGTGGCTGGGCGGGGCGGTCGTGCTGCTGCTCGGGCTGGCGGAGGCGGGGCTGTTCGGGATGCGGCGGTGGCTGGTGGCGCGGCCGCTGGCCGGGGTCGAGGCGGGGATGCGGGCGGATCTGTACCGGCATCTGCAGCGTCTGCCGATCGCGTTCCACGACAGGTGGCCGTCGGGGCAGCTGCTGTCGCGCGGGACGACGGATCTGCAGATCCTGCGGATGTTCCTGGCCTTCCCGCTGGTGTTCCTGCTGGTGAACTCGGTCACGATCCTGATCGGCTTCGGCATCCTGTTCGACCAGGCGTGGACCCTCGGGCTGGTTCTGCTGCTGCCGATCGTGCCGTTGGTGATCCTGTGCGCGGTCTTCGAGGCCCGGTACGCCGTCAAGTCGCGGCTGGCGCAGGACCAGGCCGGTGATCTGGCCACCGTCGTCGAGGAGTCGGTGCTCGGGGTGCGGATCATCAAGGCGTTCGGACGCCACCGCAGCCAGGAGCTGGCCTTCCACGAGCAGGCGGGCGAGCTGCGGGGCACCGAACTGCGCAAGGCGGCGCTG is part of the Streptomyces sp. NBC_01262 genome and harbors:
- a CDS encoding ATP-binding protein; its protein translation is MTGNCEYFYPRTRRSVPAARELTRRTLTEWGIGTPRVDDIVLCVSELATNALLHGVPPGRGFRIHIRLEGSAVLRIELHDSGDGEPRIPVEAADESGRGLLLVEALSDKWGVGERVPGKIVWCEFSI
- a CDS encoding SDR family NAD(P)-dependent oxidoreductase — protein: MDLGLSGKTAVVTGASKGIGLAVTRALAAEGVSVVAGARHVTEELRQLSAAFPVRPVVVDLGTAEGPAWLVAEAVSAFGGVDILVNNVGAAHPRPGGFLSVTDEDWISALTINFLSAVRTTRAALPHLVERGAGSIVTVCSVNSFLPDPGVIDYCASKAALANFSKALSKEVGPQGVRVNTVSPGPVETDLWLGEEGVASTVGRASGSEPGEVVKQVAGSTVTGRFTRPEEVADLVLMLAGERAGNVTGADFVIDGGLTTTL
- a CDS encoding VanZ family protein encodes the protein MRKSRIALILYAIALAQTTLIPVASAADVTYNNVVPGRTIRFYIDHSSISTFLLEVGGNLLLCAPLGILLPLVSRRLDGVRQVTLVTGAGMLIVETIQGFCLTGRSFDVDDLILNTAGAALAYLLYAAARRVVPPDWTRARTATPA
- a CDS encoding L,D-transpeptidase, with product MMLVATACGGSDTDSGTGSDGKNGTKASAQGGASASPSPAAVVSVTPKNGASGVETTGALKVSAAKGTLTSVVVKDGKGNKVDGAISTDGTGWAPSGTLAASTKYTVDAVAKDTSGLKSTKHSTFTTVRPAATFVGYYTPENGQTVGTGMEVSLNFNHAITNKKAIEKAVKVTADPSVEVVGHWYGNQRIDFRPKEYWAAGTKVTLSLRLNGVKGASGTYGTQSKDVHFTVGRSQVSIVDSAAHTMKVYRGGKLVRTIPITSGAPSTTTYNGKMVITEKYTEKRMNGDTVGFEGQYDIPDVPHAMRLTTSGTFVHGNYWASSSTFGNSNVSHGCVGLRDVKGAGDSSTPAAWFYNSSIIGDVVQVKNSHDKTVAWYNGLNGWNMAWSDWTKAS
- a CDS encoding helix-turn-helix domain-containing protein, with product MHPSQKPKKRLGSSIGLVGAQVANFRRAAGLTQRELAEQLCASEDLIASIEQGRRALKPDLAEQLDDLLETKRALAVAVANLPEIDHFPVWAMEFIDLEREAITLSSYENQVLPGLLQTEAYARATFASRVPTLYEDEIEQQVASRIARQDILHRKVPPTASFVISEAILMDRLGDNQTYAEQLRHLRESADLPGLTLQVMPFGRHTHAALDGPFVLLENPDHVLFAYTETQRGSQLTSDGDEVSILAQKYAMLRSQALNPEDAKGLLDRLLGEQ
- a CDS encoding enoyl-CoA hydratase/isomerase family protein, with the translated sequence MTVNLEVDEGVGTIRLARPPMNALDIATQDALRAVAEEAARRDDVRAVIVYGGEKVFAAGADIKEMQAMDYEAMAVRGKALQDSFTAVAAIPKPVVAAVTGYALGGGCELALCADIRIAADNAKLGQPEILLGLIPGAGGTQRLARLIGPSKAKDLIFTGRHVRAEEALAIGLVDKVVPADQVYAEARAWAERLARGPAVALRAAKEAVDAGLETDLTTGLAIERALFAGLFATEDRTTGMRSFVEEGPGKAKFR
- a CDS encoding ATP-binding protein, producing MAAPTVPAQPVAAAAADDLAASSLDLLGDPSREEVRLTSRPESAGVARRLAGSVLRNWALPQKSEVVELLVSELVGNAVRHTGARTFGLRMLRRRGWIRVEVRDPSRALPCLMPVRDLDISGRGLFLIDKLADRWGVDLLPRGKTAWFELRVHERER
- a CDS encoding phosphatidylinositol-specific phospholipase C domain-containing protein, translated to MRIRHTARWVIGALTAAALSVTALGGSAQGAAPKLSEATTVGVHNAYEKATYTYFANALDSGSSLLEIDIWTDSISKRWRVSHSNPLGNDNNCEKASTPGDLYSKDRNQDFGSCLDNIAAWQQLHPDHRPITFKIEMKNGYNNTGGLGPDELDALISAKLGSSVFKPSDLLGSTYSTLDAAAQADAWPSRDALAGKVMFEVIPGTFEKANPFDSYWTDREYADYLRNLYAAGTITKAQMFPAVLDAAAGDPRTRYSDTTIRPWFVVFDGDAATYVNNGYDTAWYDDRHYFLIMTGAAGVSPAISSTAPTEAEALARLSLLAADHASIITADWSALSPTVLGAVTTRG
- a CDS encoding DUF397 domain-containing protein, with the translated sequence MNGAREWFKSSYSGSEGGECLEVAYAWRKSSYSGSEGGNCVEVAAHPAAVHVRDSKDPAVGDLTFSPAAWSAFAAFAASEPRR
- a CDS encoding L,D-transpeptidase encodes the protein MGASAGGSGGGPSAPPVSQARILVTPRDGARDVRPDAPFGVEVDQGTLTSVRAQDAEGHPVEGTISAGRQIWRPTAQRLALSAKYTVDAYAVDADGRTAAKHAVFTTFVPRNTLIGYFTPEDGSTVGTGMIVSLTFNRPVTDRAAVQRAVSVTSVPAVEVAPHWFGNQRLDFRPAAYWTPGTRVTLSLRLRDVEGAPGVYGRQSKDVGFTIGRDQRDIVDAEAHTMTVRRGGEVYRVLPVSAGAPSNPTYNGAMVISEKLPLTRMNGDTVGFGGEYDIPDVPHAMRLTRSGTFVHGSYWAARSVFGRENTSHGCVGLFDVKGGGAETPAGWLFDHSLVGDVVEVVNSHDRTVSPDNGLGGWNLTWQQWLAG